Genomic DNA from Pseudomonas helmanticensis:
GGCTCACGACTGCTGGGCGGTGCATTGCTGATCGAAAACGATCTGAAGCTGCGGCCGAACCTGACGCCATGGCTGGCCGGGGTTTACGTGAAGGCTGAAGAGCGCGGACGCGGGATCGCATCGCAACTGGTCAATCGAGTGGTTGCAGAAGCGACGGCGCTGGGTGTACGCGAGTTGTATCTGTACACCGACACGTCGCAGTCGCTGTATGCGCGACTAGGCTGGGAAGTGGTTGAAGAACTCGTCTACGATGATTTGCCGGTGACAGTGATGAAATACACCACCCGCCAGTAAGAACACCCGTAGGAGCTGCCGAAGGCTGCGATCTTTTGATCTTTAAAAACAACATCAAGAGATCGCAGCCTCCGGCAGCTCCTACATGAAACCGAATTTGGCAGGGCCGGATCAGAACGCCAGTTTGTAGCCGATCAGCACCAGCATCGTCGCCAGGCACGGGCGCAGGACTTCATCGGAGATGCGTCCGGTCAGGTGACTGCCAAGCCAGATGCCTGGCAACGAACCCACCAGCAAAAAGCCCAGCACGCCCCAGTCCATGTTGCCCATGCTCGCGTGGCCGAGGCCGGCGACCAGGGTCAGCGGCACGGCGTGGGCGATTTCGGTGCCGACCAGGCGACGGGTCGGCAACAGCGGATAGAGGATGAACAACGCGACCGTGCCCAGTGCGCCGGCACCGATCGAGGTCAACGCGACCATGGTGCCCAGAATCAGACCGGTGATCACGGT
This window encodes:
- a CDS encoding GNAT family N-acetyltransferase, encoding MHIDYLCDHPELIEELATLNFKEWGEFRPGQTVEHRIEHMRASCGKGAVPSVVVALEGSRLLGGALLIENDLKLRPNLTPWLAGVYVKAEERGRGIASQLVNRVVAEATALGVRELYLYTDTSQSLYARLGWEVVEELVYDDLPVTVMKYTTRQ